From the Blastocatellia bacterium genome, one window contains:
- a CDS encoding NAAT family transporter, translated as MSDVLSFGLLSFTSLLTIIDPIAAAPVFVTMTEKYDNIARRQTAFRACISALVILLVFAIGGGVIFKIFGITVDALRIAGGILFFMMAMQMLLGKERSTNNNESLNLDQAIVPLGIPLICGPGAISTVMVLMGQNRSISHVAVLILAIILVIVLTALVLLVSPNIVKLIGKSGVAVITRVIGLIVCTIGIQFIIDGLKPVIVNILSSVK; from the coding sequence ATGAGTGATGTACTTTCTTTTGGATTGCTTAGTTTTACTTCTTTATTAACAATAATTGACCCTATTGCCGCAGCCCCGGTTTTTGTCACAATGACGGAAAAATATGACAATATTGCACGCCGTCAAACAGCTTTTCGCGCTTGTATTTCGGCACTAGTGATTTTATTGGTTTTTGCGATTGGGGGAGGAGTAATTTTTAAGATTTTTGGAATCACTGTAGATGCTTTAAGAATTGCTGGCGGAATATTATTTTTTATGATGGCAATGCAAATGCTTCTAGGTAAAGAACGTAGCACAAATAATAACGAGTCTCTAAATTTAGACCAAGCTATTGTTCCTCTAGGCATCCCTCTAATTTGTGGCCCTGGGGCTATTAGTACTGTAATGGTGTTAATGGGTCAAAATCGCTCAATCAGTCATGTGGCTGTGCTGATTTTAGCTATTATTTTGGTAATCGTACTAACAGCACTAGTCTTGTTAGTTTCACCAAACATTGTTAAATTAATTGGAAAATCTGGTGTAGCAGTAATTACTAGAGTCATAGGATTAATTGTTTGTACAATAGGCATTCAATTTATTATTGATGGACTTAAGCCAGTAATTGTAAATATTCTGTCTAGCGTAAAATAA
- a CDS encoding HEAT repeat domain-containing protein: MSKPSRLLNILLAVVISLFFVSSTYTQTITVNKLAEPPIQWPRSHQFDMQHMSLKLSFDWDKETVFGEATLKLTPFANELKTVELDATKFKVDSVKLSSGTNLKYQVTEQKILVTLDRVYKPNEIISFTVKYSAQPKLGLIFIKPTKTDPTRPFQILSQGETETNREWFPCYDSPNDRATSETIVTVDSKYNVISNGELISVTENNNKKTYHWKMDYPFSSYLVSLVVGEFAELRQEADGIPIFHYVYKDQLENAKVSFATVPKMMSFFANKLGHPYPYKKYAEITAYDFPGGMENITATTMTDGAVKDKRALIDNNDTLSAHELAHQWFGNLVTCRDWSELWLNEGFANFMDAVWLEHSQGKEEYLRDFLEARKSVIERFKQGNRRPVSTKRFYHPDDLFDENSYARPQLVIHMLRQLLGEKAFWQSINHYIAVNKNRGLVTTADLSRAIEDVTGENLDWFFEQWIYKLGQPELEVTSVYDDKKKQVELKVKQTQKKDPKLPWFEVAEIYRLPLEVAITTEKETKIYPVTIDQREQTLIFLAETQPLIVNFDRGDHILKNIKFSRTSDELVYQLGADEDVMGRIRAAAELKGSVYESAIEALAKAAKTDKSSLVRLQAIDSLSANETETAHSAFLSALSDSSWQVRERAITILGGLKDKNLISAFQKVIKEDVSYKSVAAAAKSLGLIGTQEAVDTLLALAQETSWQQTLTQSSLIALSHAQDERILPLALKYAAPGNSKYVRSDAVALLGARAKGNKQALEYLQAALEEKNTALNYSAITALSEINDSSSKELLEKFSKRADLDASLQNYVNYVLDQLNQQQRKAGN; the protein is encoded by the coding sequence ATGAGTAAGCCTTCTAGGTTATTAAATATTTTATTAGCAGTAGTAATATCACTATTTTTTGTTAGCTCAACTTACACGCAAACAATTACTGTTAATAAGCTGGCTGAACCCCCTATTCAATGGCCGAGAAGCCATCAATTTGATATGCAGCATATGAGCTTAAAGCTTTCTTTTGATTGGGATAAAGAAACAGTTTTTGGCGAAGCAACACTTAAATTAACACCTTTTGCCAATGAGTTAAAAACAGTTGAGCTTGATGCAACTAAATTTAAGGTAGATTCTGTAAAACTTAGCAGTGGTACGAACTTAAAATATCAAGTAACAGAGCAAAAAATATTAGTAACTTTAGATAGGGTTTATAAGCCTAATGAAATAATTAGTTTTACTGTTAAATATTCTGCTCAACCTAAACTAGGGTTAATTTTTATCAAACCCACAAAAACCGACCCTACACGACCTTTTCAAATTTTGTCACAAGGTGAGACAGAAACTAACCGAGAATGGTTTCCTTGCTATGATTCGCCTAATGATCGTGCTACTTCAGAAACAATTGTTACTGTAGATAGCAAATACAATGTTATTTCCAATGGTGAGCTAATTTCTGTAACAGAAAATAACAATAAAAAAACTTATCATTGGAAAATGGATTATCCTTTTTCTAGCTATTTGGTTTCTCTAGTTGTAGGTGAATTTGCCGAATTAAGACAAGAAGCCGATGGAATCCCTATATTTCACTATGTTTATAAAGATCAGCTAGAAAACGCTAAAGTTAGCTTTGCTACAGTGCCAAAAATGATGAGCTTTTTTGCTAATAAATTAGGTCATCCTTACCCTTATAAAAAATATGCAGAAATTACAGCTTATGACTTTCCTGGTGGAATGGAAAACATCACTGCTACAACAATGACAGATGGAGCAGTCAAAGATAAAAGAGCTTTAATAGATAACAATGACACTTTATCAGCACATGAATTAGCTCACCAATGGTTTGGTAATTTAGTCACTTGCCGGGATTGGAGCGAACTTTGGCTAAATGAAGGCTTTGCTAATTTTATGGATGCTGTTTGGCTAGAACATTCACAGGGCAAAGAAGAATATTTACGGGATTTCCTAGAAGCGCGAAAGTCTGTTATTGAACGTTTTAAACAAGGAAATCGTCGGCCTGTTTCAACCAAACGTTTTTATCATCCAGATGACCTTTTTGATGAAAATAGTTATGCTCGACCTCAGCTTGTAATCCATATGCTTAGGCAATTACTCGGAGAAAAAGCATTTTGGCAATCTATTAATCATTATATTGCTGTTAATAAAAATCGTGGTCTTGTAACTACAGCAGACCTTTCACGAGCTATTGAAGATGTTACGGGGGAAAATTTAGATTGGTTTTTTGAGCAATGGATTTATAAACTAGGCCAACCAGAACTAGAAGTTACTTCCGTCTATGATGATAAAAAAAAGCAAGTAGAGCTAAAAGTTAAGCAAACACAAAAGAAAGATCCAAAGCTTCCTTGGTTTGAAGTAGCTGAAATTTATCGTTTGCCGCTAGAAGTCGCTATCACGACAGAGAAAGAAACAAAAATTTATCCTGTCACAATTGATCAAAGAGAACAGACATTAATATTTCTTGCTGAAACTCAGCCCTTGATAGTTAACTTTGATCGTGGAGATCATATCTTAAAAAACATAAAATTTTCCCGAACTTCAGACGAGTTAGTTTATCAACTTGGTGCAGATGAAGATGTAATGGGGCGTATTCGTGCAGCAGCAGAGCTAAAAGGCTCTGTTTATGAGTCTGCAATAGAGGCTTTAGCCAAGGCTGCAAAGACTGATAAATCTTCACTTGTCCGCCTTCAAGCAATAGATAGTTTGTCAGCAAATGAAACTGAAACGGCACATAGCGCATTTTTATCAGCTTTAAGTGACTCTAGCTGGCAAGTAAGAGAAAGAGCAATAACAATTCTAGGTGGATTAAAAGATAAGAATTTGATTTCAGCATTTCAAAAAGTAATAAAAGAAGATGTTAGCTATAAATCCGTTGCAGCAGCAGCAAAATCTCTAGGGTTAATAGGCACTCAAGAGGCTGTAGATACTTTGCTAGCACTTGCTCAGGAAACATCTTGGCAACAAACCTTAACGCAGTCTAGCTTAATTGCTTTAAGTCATGCTCAAGATGAAAGAATCCTACCTTTAGCCTTAAAATATGCTGCTCCAGGTAATAGCAAATATGTTCGTTCAGACGCAGTTGCTTTGCTGGGTGCAAGGGCAAAAGGCAACAAACAAGCTTTAGAATATCTTCAAGCAGCATTGGAGGAAAAAAACACCGCATTAAATTACTCTGCTATAACAGCATTAAGCGAAATAAATGATTCTTCATCTAAAGAGCTTTTAGAAAAATTTAGTAAAAGGGCAGACCTTGATGCTAGCCTTCAAAATTATGTTAACTATGTTTTAGACCAACTAAATCAACAACAACGCAAAGCAGGTAACTAG
- a CDS encoding DUF1992 domain-containing protein, whose protein sequence is MEIFTWISEERIAEAFREGKFDDLPGQGQPIDLSDDDHIPPEMRLIFRIMKNAEITPKEVSLRNEINKLKAELKTITIAEERARLQRELQWLYLKLVEK, encoded by the coding sequence ATGGAAATATTTACTTGGATTTCAGAAGAAAGAATTGCAGAAGCTTTTAGGGAAGGTAAATTTGATGACCTTCCTGGTCAAGGTCAACCTATTGATTTAAGCGATGATGATCATATCCCTCCTGAAATGAGGCTTATTTTTCGCATTATGAAAAATGCTGAGATTACACCTAAAGAGGTTTCTTTACGTAATGAAATAAATAAGCTAAAAGCTGAGTTAAAGACTATTACAATTGCAGAAGAGCGAGCTAGATTGCAAAGAGAACTGCAATGGCTATATTTGAAACTCGTTGAAAAATAA
- a CDS encoding Uma2 family endonuclease, whose translation MSKIRIENNVLDKKNLPTMYDLPSEEVGESGLPDIFHIFQSQLLRETFQPPNYSSNEVFVATDLNLYFDVNHPSWYKRPDWFASVGIPNLYEDKDLRLSYVVWQEGVTPLVIVELLSPSTENEDLGKTTRIKKSSRKGKEEEIPPKWEVYESILKVPYYFTYDHLTKKILAFQLSSDGYISFLPNSQGFYYLPDVELYLGLWTGYYEKASTIWLRWFDRHFNLIPTPLERAQAEKERERTEKEALASKFASANEEKEQERAEKERLLAEKRSFIGKIKSTRH comes from the coding sequence ATGAGCAAAATAAGAATAGAAAACAATGTGTTGGACAAAAAAAATTTGCCAACAATGTATGATTTACCAAGTGAGGAAGTAGGAGAAAGCGGATTGCCAGACATATTTCATATATTCCAATCACAGCTTCTTAGAGAAACATTTCAACCCCCTAACTACTCATCAAATGAGGTATTTGTAGCAACAGACCTTAATCTTTATTTTGATGTAAATCATCCAAGCTGGTATAAACGCCCTGATTGGTTTGCTAGCGTTGGTATTCCTAACCTCTATGAAGATAAAGATTTACGCTTAAGCTATGTCGTTTGGCAAGAAGGAGTTACACCGCTTGTTATAGTTGAACTTCTTTCTCCTAGCACTGAAAATGAGGATTTAGGCAAAACTACTAGAATTAAAAAAAGTAGCAGAAAAGGCAAAGAAGAAGAAATCCCGCCCAAATGGGAAGTTTACGAATCTATCCTAAAAGTACCCTATTATTTTACTTATGATCATCTAACAAAAAAAATACTAGCATTTCAGCTAAGTAGTGATGGGTATATTTCTTTTTTACCTAACAGCCAAGGTTTTTACTATTTGCCTGATGTTGAGCTTTATTTAGGCTTATGGACTGGCTACTATGAAAAGGCTTCTACAATCTGGCTTCGTTGGTTTGACCGTCATTTTAATCTTATTCCCACTCCTTTAGAGCGAGCGCAAGCTGAGAAGGAACGCGAGCGCACCGAAAAAGAAGCTTTGGCTTCAAAATTTGCGAGTGCCAATGAGGAAAAAGAGCAAGAACGCGCTGAAAAAGAACGTCTGCTAGCTGAGAAAAGAAGCTTTATTGGCAAAATTAAAAGCACTAGGCATTGA
- a CDS encoding ACT domain-containing protein: MPLNSEEAIYTITRIVYERLGEKAESSLVEALVTDIFSALKPSLVTKEKTISHPVQHSHNQKKPTVESSSPTRYIISVFGLDQPGIVALVATLLGDANCSIIDMNQTVVQGKFAMIMIIDASRATQDMGKLREEFRTASDNLGVRIYMQREDIFQAMHRV, encoded by the coding sequence ATGCCACTAAACAGCGAAGAAGCAATCTATACAATCACCCGCATAGTTTATGAACGCTTAGGAGAAAAGGCAGAAAGCTCACTAGTAGAAGCACTTGTAACAGATATTTTTTCTGCCCTTAAACCTAGTTTAGTTACTAAAGAAAAGACTATTTCTCACCCTGTCCAACATTCACATAATCAAAAAAAACCTACCGTAGAATCATCTAGCCCAACTCGCTATATTATTTCTGTATTTGGTTTAGACCAGCCTGGAATTGTTGCTCTAGTTGCAACTCTACTTGGAGATGCCAATTGTAGCATCATTGATATGAATCAAACCGTTGTCCAAGGTAAATTTGCAATGATTATGATTATTGATGCTAGCCGTGCAACTCAAGATATGGGAAAACTCCGAGAAGAATTTAGAACGGCTAGTGATAATTTAGGTGTCCGTATTTATATGCAGCGAGAAGATATTTTTCAAGCTATGCACCGTGTTTAG